The Apium graveolens cultivar Ventura chromosome 3, ASM990537v1, whole genome shotgun sequence sequence ggtgattccaagctaagtagttactcctactcaccaaggaaggtataatctcaaaccctagccctacttttgtatatttagagcttttgtgtttagtatggttcatgagaagattgattattgagtatttagagatgtgttggttttgtgatgtgtttggagttgtaaatcttgttgattagttaaagaacttaagtaaagcttttagttcatgatggGAAGTAGtttaaatttggaaatattgagttgttggggctgttgtagcattgtaagtatggattttggttgtatggttgaattgtggttgattggtggttgatttagagtaggataaaaattggtaatcgcataaacatagccgtcgtaatgtccgatttactttagactgttttgttcttaacaatcaggacccgaggactcactgttaggttttgaccattgctatgattagatagttcatgttacgagcttcattttgatatgtggttcgtttgaatctgaCGTACGGTtaaggagaaacgaccgttttaagtaacggcgttcgcgaacgaaccattacccctcaccttactttgaaacatagattaaagaccttaaaggattaattggagtatgaattatttatgtaaagtgtattaggcagttggtaaggcactcgcgaaagaatcgccttaaaacccttaatggttaatttattaaaaattgtggagccgagggtactcgagcgacttgagagaatcgttgagcgcaaagcgagtgttagagtctaattggttaaagtatagattcataagcgactttggtttaattccaacttatatgttgtttataggttaccagactcatcccaagccatttatcacccccagtcactcaggcaagttttctacccgttatactgttgttgtgatgtatacatatgtatatgcattatcttgtgatagatgcatgatggttaattagcaaatcttacgatatattggagcatgtgatatggtatatatgcatgtctgttttataatcttgatatatatctgttgattcaattgcttataagttgcataatacctatgctagagataagcagtagttgcgtatacccttagtataggggaccaagggtgaacattttctaaaaccgggagtcgatgttcccgagtatattatatatatatatttatatatatatattgatatagttttcaaaactattaatcgaataaaatttattcgataactttattttatttaatgaatattagttgaatattcattcaaggacttatgactccgtttattttatttaattaatattattttgaatattcattcgaggacttaagactccgtttattttatttaatgaatattattttgaatattcatttgaggacttatgactccgcttattttttaaataatattctttattttattaaagaataatgtttcgataatcaaacttattttcgattactcaaataaagatcgtactttcgtataagtatatctttggttatttattattcatttcaagtataagttttaaaacttctacttcaattatttttataaggattatccttttgggaatattatttaaataataatattcaaatattttctaatatattctggactgatttatttcattaaatcagcattactccaaacattcttaaaaatgttttcgagtcttcaaattgaattttaaaagttagatcggatcccaaaactcatttttatatttaaggtcttcctttcgaaggggatttaaatactcgctcaaaatcttagggatccggctctgtggtgtattttatattcgcaatgaggttgctgttttaagaaaacaatttgattacttgcccaacgttcgggaagtaagtccatctaattgagtcggcataagcaacaggccggggtacggtctatgaaggtgtaagaggctgggtgacagtccatccatgcgtgagtgACCGGGTAACGATTTAgtgcgaggtcctaatgcggccagggtgatgaccggcgaggaattcatccatctacagtagaaaaggttacttattggtatctttgcctgattagcaagatatcgggtttatgccaaaattcttttctttccaaattcattggatattacaactctgttcatactttacatgacagaggttttagGAAATGTacgagagatatatatatatggatatatatattgggacttaatgaagtatctcgtaacttcatttcttttgaatgatatttcaaggattgaatctattcaaatcatatcttgtagtctcatctatgtgatgaacttttgatacagattataccttgaacggtggtagttcaagtagtattcggaaaatatataagtatattgtaatatcttgtaacttcatcttttaaacttatatctagtaaatgattatcttgtgcatgtcaaagattttcagaaaaacgttgagacaaggttagatatatgagatcaccttgcaacgatatttttatacagttataaattggaactctgtgtatattatacatgtcagaggatttccaagattgtgaaaagtatatatacacatatatactaaatattttgcgacttggtcgcgttaagatatcaaacttggttcatatctgcgtaaccaagactttcatgagtactatgagaatgctcatatattgttaattattatatatattatttcggtgggcttgttgctcaccattgctttcttcttttatcacacaacaacagatagaaaagatgaacaggaccaagctttcaattcgcaagcggttaggaaatgttccgcagttttctggaagcgttgatgccgccgtagctgaggtagaaattaccaataggctaggctttcaacttctgatgtaccagacttatgtatctatatgaattataataatggcaaagaaatgtaaatttattcagaaacccttttaaggtgtaacgatttataactgtggaataaaatgacttgtgttacttttggtattcatctctgagactataacttgtggtgtgtgtatgtgtatattgtggggtcacattactcagtagttggttgactgttaagattaagtattgataagggaaatggaattcgtgacaacccgaatccccgaccccggatttgggggggTTACATGTAGTACATGGCGTACATCTAGTTACAAAGTTTGGATATGGAAATAAAGGATACTTATCAAACAAAGGTAGTTCAAGGAATTCGAATTATAAGAAGTGGTCAATATAGGGAATTATTGAAGCAATACTAGAAATCAAGTTTGAGGTATTCAAGAGAATTAATCATCAAGGCAAAGGTATTCAAGAGAATTAATCAACAAGGAAAAGGtattcaagttaatgaagaattcaGGTTACTCAAGACATTTCTCAAgggaattcataaaggttctctTAGGGTTCATGAGATcataggtgacaaaggaaatagGAAATGTAATCGGGTATGAATCAATCAAGTGGTTGTAAATGGTCGAACATGATTCAATAACAAGTTATCATAAgaatcaatattagggtttctcagaaatcaataacaggtttatcACAAGTATAAAAAAGAATCACTACTTTATTATGGCATTAGAAAATATCAATTCATAAGCCAAGGCatagttacttgccttaaatcgctttcctgctttactgaaattgaaactgaactactgaagctgaactactgccacctaagtttcctttcccttttctagctTGAATGCCTCCACTATTTGAATCTACAATCCTGAATACCTCCGCtatctgaatctacaatccaaaacataATCCCTAATTATATACTTATTCGCACTCGACGTTCCCTGAATGTCTAACGATTATCCCAACTCGCATTAAAGCCTAACTTAGATACACGAGTATAATCACAGAGTATTCACATAGCACTTAGTAGTATATAGTTATATACTTAACTCGCACATTCAAGCATAATCATAGAgtactcatataacacatagcgagtatatacttgtatacttaaatgtatatcttaacaaaacaatcacgatctaaataactcgacaactaaacaactattccttcatttttaactataaaatttgaaccaaaataaatggtaccaagccaagaaatcaacatgcaaccacttaactTGACATGCAACTAACCAAACATCTTTTAAACACCAAATTAATCTTACACAAACCAAATAATTAGACTCTAAAATCAAATTGACCAATCAACTTGAATCAACCCTTTTTAGTACCATATACCATTCAGATTTTTCAATAAAACACAAACAGTTTATCAAATATTGACATGCAAGGTTCCATTTACAATTTATACCTATTTTAATCCATTCCAAACAAGAACACATCTTGAAAACATTTCTTTTAAACCAAAAACTGAACCAAAAcattatttttgaacaaaatcttaacatgcataaTTCCAATCATTTATTCCTTTGAAAACCGAATGAAATCCATACTTTTAATAAACAAAACTTAACTTATTCATACTTATCTACTCACATATCTAATATAAACCAAATTCTATTTCCAAATTAACAATAACCCAATTAATCAACAAAACAACTTGTAGAATCGACATGCAATCAATCAACCCAACATGCAATACTCCAAATCACAAATCCAACTTAATTAAACtcatgatctaatcatttaacccatcttctttctaaaccaaataaaatataacttgattacacataggactttacatgcatgcaaggaaaacaactcaaaaacaaaggttttttatatatatatatatatatatatatcatcaaaaccaatcgaacattaaaacccttttgcaaaactcatttattcgaaccaaaaaccaaatatttgaaccaaaaccctttgtaaaatttgaataaaaatcaAAATCCCTTTTTAATAGCAAAAAGTCGAACCTACCTCCAAAACCAATCCAAGAAAGTCACACAACTTATGTACTATACTCTCTCTTAAGATTATACACTAAGAAATTATGTTTTCTTAGATATAACTAAGAGATGTGGATGCAAAAACTTTCTTAAACACTTGAATGCAAATAATATATGAATAGGggattgaaaatgatgaagatcaaTGGAAAGATCTTTAAATTCTAAGTAGATTTTGGTGTTGCAtgtaggagagagagagagagagagagagagagagagagagagagagagagagagagagagagagagagagagagagagagagagaaagagagctcggtgagagagagaagaagagagggagagagagccgagagagaagAAGGAGAGGGGAGAGATGAAAAATGATGTGAATGAAGTGGTGGTAGAAATGACAAGGCTTTTGTTTGATTCTCCCATGTGCTTATATTAGTGGAATTGTAAAATTACCAACCTACCCTTCTCTCACTACTAGCACGAAATGCATGCAAGGATGATATGGTAATTTGGTTAAGTTGAAATGAGATAGTGGGGTGGTTAATGACACAACTTCCCTTCTCTTATATTTTAAGgggaaatgcatgcaagggcaacttggtaatcacataattattaatctaaATAATTACAAAGAATACATTTTACAAATAAAACCATAAATCTGTAAATTACCagagtgacatcataaaatagcttagaattttagggattttaataaaatcaaattcgaaatttataaataaaaataattttaaaaactatttttttaaagaattaaaatacatttataacatatataaataacaattaatgcacttcttatttcctaaaattccaaataatatcatacaagcatataatcacataatcatgtaccttaacatagattcacatatcacgtatcgtaatgaaatatacttaatcataaaatttttctttttactaaTATTCATTCTTCGCGTAACCGGTCGCGTCTTGACTGACcgcccgacgctgagcgttttcaactacgcttcacaatcattctctttataccagctgacacgtcaaactggaatataatatttatttaaatattttcattctcacataataacacataattcacataattacactttactcTCATAATTAATTCACgaaaattcccagtcgttacattctaccccccttaaaaaggattctatcctcagaatttaATCTAAACAAATAGAATGGGGATATTTCTCCCGTAATTTGCTTTCTAATTTCTAATCTGACTCTTCTATCCTgagatttctccacaaaactctaactagaggcaccactttatttctaagcgctTTTTCTTTACAACCTAGAATTTATACTGGATGCTCCACATATGATAGATCTCGTTGAATTTTCACGGGTCCTAGCTCAGTCACATGACTAgtatcagcattatacttcttcagaggagaaacgtgaaacacgttatgaagatgttgcatctgcGGAGGTACCACTAACTTATATGCTATTTATTTACAATTTTCCTTAGCACTTCAAATGGTCCAGTATATTTAGGACTCAGCTTGCCGTTCTTCCCGAACCAAGATAGACCTTTCCATGGAGGGATCTTTAACAATACTTTGATTGTGGGTATGAATATCACATCCTTTCTTATTTTGATCTGCATCTTTCGTTTGTCGATTTTGAGCAGCAATCAGCCTTTTGTGAATCACCTCCATTTTCTCTTTCGTCTGTTGCATCAACTATGGGCTAATAATTTGTATTCGTCAACTTCGTCCCAGTAGGTAGGGgatcttcgattgtttgaatagtcctttcgctttgtccgaTGTTCTGCagatgatatgtcgtactcatttttCAATTTAGCTTCCAAATGACCATGAAATTGTTGCCAAGATCTCGAGTTAAATTTTGGATCTCTACCGGATACGATGGACACTGGAACTCCGTGATGCATCATGATTTCATCCACATACATCTTAACTAAAATTTTCCAATGAGAATCTTTCACTGATATGCAAGAAACACActgactttgtcaatcgatcaattattacccatattgcgtcatgatTATGCTTAGTTTGGTAATCTTACCACGAAATTCATCGCGATAAGCTCCCATTTCCGTTCAGGTATatctagtggttgaagcaatccactcggtcactgatgttctgcttttactTTCTGGCACGTAAAGCAtttatttggccaccaataactttcttttaagtCCTTTTATATTTTTGTACTTCCATGGTGAATCGATAATCTTGATTTATGCGCTTCATTAAGAATCTCGTGTTTCAATTCCATAACACTAAAAATTTTAGATACGCGAGCAACTTGGTAtattccttcattatccttttGAGTCTTAATTTCTTTTCCAGACAACTTATCCTTCTCGTGGTTCATCATTTGTTCTTGATGACGTCGAATCTTTTCTAAAATTTCTGGCTGAGAAGTCATTGCATAGATTACCTCTCTTCCAATTTCTGGAATTCGCACTTCTATTTCCAACTTCCcaaaatccttgattaattcctcATATGAATTTAACACATTCAACCCTCCTTTAcggcttagcgcatctgctacaacattcgtCTTTCTGGGAGGATAACTGATAATACcgtcgtaatctttgatcaattccaaccatctccttcgCCACATAGTCAACTCTTTCTATGTAAtaatatactttaagcttttgtggtctgtataaatctcacactttacACCATAcgaataatgcctccaaatcttaagggcaaatataatcgctgctaattctagatctTGCGTAAGATATTTCTGCTCGTGTGGCTTTAATTTCCTTGTCACAGATACTATCACTTTCccgtgttgcatcaacacacaacccagCCCTTTATACGAAGGATCGCTGTAGATCATAAACTTACCTTTTCATCAGGTGAAACCTACACTGATGcggttaccaaccttttctttcaCTTCTAAAAGCTTCCTTCGCACTTATCCaataacgtctgggaaatttacgtttgtattatatcatatt is a genomic window containing:
- the LOC141714365 gene encoding uncharacterized protein LOC141714365, with translation MWRRRWLELIKDYDGIISYPPRKTNVVADALSRKGGLNVLNSYEELIKDFGKLEIEVRIPEIGREVIYAMTSQPEILEKIRRHQEQMMNHEKDKLSGKEIKTQKDNEGIYQVARVSKIFSVMELKHEILNEAHKSRLSIHHGSTKI